In Solanum stenotomum isolate F172 chromosome 6, ASM1918654v1, whole genome shotgun sequence, one DNA window encodes the following:
- the LOC125868669 gene encoding uncharacterized protein LOC125868669, with translation MVIKERRTAMLINDMDILISWFTLNKLKKRNLSKRLERQRGLKPVMVISHIHGPMDMVIPSYDKGFSVKVPPICDLSSTKKGKHEGKCLVGSNACFGCGKMDHKIRDFPSIAKNDGDNHQRAQPNPSSGPSGSGPNAPKQNKFHTLHICHDQEGSPDLVTGMLKVFQLDVYAFLTPVLPCLL, from the exons ATGGTGATTAAGGAAAGACGTACTGCCATGCTTATTAATGATATGGATATTCTCATCTCATGGTTCAcgctcaacaaattgaagaagagaaacttaAGTAAACGTCTAGAGAGGCAAAGAGGGCTAAAAccggtgatggtaatttctcaCATTCAtggtccgatggacatggtcattCCAAGTTATGACAAAGGTTTttcggtcaaggttcctccaatatGCGatctaagttcaacaaagaaagg GAAGCATGAGGGCAAGTGTCTAGTGGGTTCCAATGcttgctttggttgtggtaagatggACCACAAGATAAGAGATTTTCCTTCTATTGCTAAGAATGATGGAGATAATCATCAACGGGCTCAACCTAATCCTTCATCCGGTCCTAGTGGTTCGGGTCCAAATGCTCCCAAgcaaaacaaatttcatacacTTCATATTTGTCATGATCAAGAGGGTTCTCCAGATTTGGTTACCGGcatgttgaaagtctttcaacttgatgtttatgctttctTGAccccggtgctaccttgtcttttgtga